Below is a window of Arabidopsis thaliana chromosome 2, partial sequence DNA.
GAACCGTGACCAGCGCAAAGTGGTTCGTATCGCTTGGGAGAAGTTGGTTCGATGGTCTCGTTCTTTGCGCGCTAAAGCTAAAACCGATGTTCTTGAGCGTACTCGCAAGGTTTTATtatcttcactttctttcttaatttcgTTTGCGTTTTGGAGAATTTGAAAGAATCTGGGGGTTTTTAGGTTGTTGTTCTTGGTGGAGGTTCGTTTGGTACTGCAATGGCTGCTCATGTAGCTAGAAGGAAAGAGGGATTAGAGGTTAATATGCTTGTTCGTGActcttttgtttgtcaatCTATCAACGAGAACCACCATAATTGGTACTTTATAGCGTTTGATTTTTATCCAAACACAATTCATAATTCTTGAAGACTTCGCAGTGATAAGGTTGATTCTGTTGCCAGTAAGTATTTTCCTGAGCACAAGTTACCTGAGAATGTGATTGCTACAACTGATGCGAAAGCTGCATTGCTTGATGCTGATTACTGCCTTCATGCCGTGCCTGTGCAGGTTTAAGCACATtgagtatttgtttttagttttgttgatttgtttctaTGTTCTGCTGATTAATGTGGGGTTGTTGTTGCAGTTTAGCTCTTCGTTTCTAGAGGGAATTGCCGATTATGTCGATCCAGGATTGCCTTTTATATCTCTTAGCAAAGGTCTGGAGCTTAATACTCTTAGGATGATGTCTCAGATCATTCCCATTGCGCTTAAGAATCCCCGGCAACCTTTTGTTGCTCTTTCTGGCCCGTCATTTGCTCTGGAGCTGATGAACAATTTACCAACTGGTTTGTTTgactcttgttcttcttttgtttaaatcGAATAGCATTATAGTTTTCTATTGctgaatgatgagaaatgttttcttttggtatgtTATTTTGCTTGCAGCAATGGTGGTTGCctcaaaagataagaaattgGCCAATGCTGTTCAGCAGCTTCTTGCTTCTAGTTACTTGAGAATAAATACTTCCAGGTACAACATTTCAAAACAAGACTCCATTGGTTTCAATGATTTCTGGATGCATTTCCCTGCTGGGCTATGATAATATCCATTTGCCTACCTGCTTGAGAGTTTATTCATGTCTTGTATATGTGTGGTGTTAGTGACTGAGCTCTAATGGTCAACTTCTTAATTCCTCGAGGGAGTTTTGTGCACTCAGCTTGTAACCTCTGATCATTTCAGTGATGTTACAGGCGTGGAAATCGCCGGTGCCCTGAAGAATGTTCTAGCAATAGCTGCAGGAATTGTTGATGGAATGAATCTCGGTAACAACTCTATGGCAGCTCTTGTGTCCCAAGGTTGTTCAGAGATAAGATGGTTAGCCACAAAGGTAGTAAGTTTAATTTGTGTCTATAATTGCTTCATAGAAAGTGGTTTTTTCGGTCCATGCAACTCACTACAATGATTACTAAATCCTGTGTTTATTGCATTTCTGCGTTTTTCTGTCTTGTATGTGAGAAGATGGGTGCAAAGCCAACAACCATTACTGGTTTATCAGGAACTGGGGACATAATGCTTACGtgttttgtaaatctttcaaGAAACCGAACAGTTGGAGTCAGGTTAGGGTCAGGGGAGACACTAGATGACATACTAACCTCTATGAATCAGGTGTGTTTCTCATTGGTGTCGCTCTTCATAtggtaaaacaaaaaggatTGGTTGAATCTGAAACCCATGAATCAAATAACAATTGCTGCGCAGGTTGCAGAAGGTGTAGCAACAGCCGGGGCAGTGATAGCATTAGCACAGAAATACAATGTGAAACTGCCGGTTTTGACAGCCGTAGCTAAGATAATAGATAATGAACTGACCCCGACTAAGGCTGTTCTTGAGCTCATGAACCTTCCTCAGGTTGATTATAGGTTTCACAGATTCCCATTTCGACTCGGCTACTCTTCTggtatttttatttgactCTGTTCTGTATAATTCTGGTTTTGCAGATTGAAGAAGTATGAGGTAGAACAATCGTTTTGAGGACCACATATTCAAAGAGATGGCTTTAAGGCGGCAAGAGCTTTGCATTCGTTTAGAGATAGCTAACGATAGAGATGATTCGAAGTGAGTTTTGTAATCGATTTTTAGGCCTGAATCTCATGAATGTGAATTGTTCataaacattttacaaaatctCTGTAAATTTTTCTCTTACATCTATAAAAATGATGTTTCAGTATCTTGTTTAGAGTGGAGTGTGGAATTTGGAATAGGCTTCGTATGATCTTCAGACTTTCGGAGCCATGGATATAAGTATGGGTGTTTCAAATTCGGGTACACCCAACCGGTTTAATCCAAACTTAAACCGTAAAAAGCcgatcaaaaaaataaacaatgcGCATGGGCTTTGAAGTTGAGAGGCCCACAATTTTTGAAGGCTCAGACGTAAACGGTGACGTATAGGAGGCAAAACCCTTGCAATTGCAGTGTCGTCGTCGTTGAGTAGTCGAAGACGGAgggaaagaaacagagaacttGTTTGTTTCGTCGAAGAAtaagatgatgaagagagcCCAACAATCGgcaagagaaacaaagcaagaagCTAAAGATGCTAGCAAAGCGAAGAGCGGTTTGTTCGCTTCTTGTTCCTTCTCTTCACTTGGTTTAGATACCAAGCTCTCTGACCAGCTCAAAGGTTCTCTTTTTTACCTCTGCCGATGTTGACATCCTTTGTTTATGCCTAGTGAGCTTAAACTTTGAGTTTTTCCGTGTCAATTTACACAGAAAGGATGGGTTTTGAAGCTCCTACTCTTGTACAAGCTCAAGCAATTCCTGTTATTCTCTCTGGTCGAGATGTGTATCCTTTTCCTACAAATTTCTGTCTTCTTTTTGTGTGAACTATGATTACATTTgtagtttggtttgttttcagTTAACTTgagatatataaatgtatagaCTTGTTAATGCTCCAACCGGTACTGGAAAGACTATAGCGTATTTGGCACCCCTCATCCATCACTTGCAGGGTCATTCTCCTAAGGTTGATCGTTCTCATGGAACTTTTGGTATGTGCTTTTGTTCTAGCTACAATTTAGTATTTCTTTGCTGGTAAAGTGATGATTTTGATACTTGGCACTTGTTTGTGGCAGCTTTGGTGATTGTGCCTACACGGGAACTATGCCTTCAGGTGTATGAAACCTTGGAGAAGTTACTGCATCGGTTCCATTGGATAGTCCCTGGCTATGTTATGGGAGGAGAGAAAAAGGCTAAAGAAAAGGCTAGATTAAGGAAAGGTACAAATTTGTGAGAAGCGAGATGGTCACTTTTGAATCCAGACTAATCGTTTTATTTCAGGAATATCCATTCTAATTGCAACCCCGGGACGCCTTCTTGACCATTTGAAGAACACAGCTTCATTTGTGCACAAAAATCTGCGTTGGGTCATCTTTGATGAAGCTGATAGGTATAAATGCTGTACCCTGAAAGTTAATATCTTCCTTGATCCTGTGCTTCCTTTAATTAATTCTTCCTTTGCATTTTGGCAGCATTCTCGAATTAGGTTATGGGAAGGAGATAGAACAGATAATTAAGCTTCTAGGTTCAGGGCAAAACGAGCaaggggaagaagatgatattgTTCCAAAGGGTATTCAGAAGCAGAACTTGTTATTGTCAGCAACATTGAATGATAAAGTTAACGATCTTGCAAAACTTAGTTTGGACGATCCGGTAATGATTGGTCTTGACAACACCAAATTGCAACAAAATCTATCAATAGAGTCTCCTGCGGCTCCTGACTCTGATGCGGAAGATATGGTAATTCATGTTAACAAATCCGCAAACCCTTTATCTGAGGACTATGGAATACCATCACAGCTGGTACAGAGATATCTTAGAGGTACATTTATCTTCACTTGAATCTCTTTGTATTGTTCTGTGCTTCTAGTTtgatacaaatatatattacatgcAGTGCCATGTGGTGCACGGCTTGTGGCACTTCTTTCTGTTCTCAAGAACCTTTTTGAAAGAGAAGCTTCTCAAAAGGTAAATCTCAAGCCAGAAGTTCCTGTCATATAACTGtctgtttattttaaaattctccGTTAATTGAGGTTTTGTGGGGCTGTTTTCTTACAGGTGGTCGTCTTCTTTTCGACACGTGATGCTGTAGATTTTCATTACTCACTTCTGAGTGAATTCCAGTGGCCACCGAATTCTGAGACAGAAGAGGAGGGGACTAAAGAGTTGTTTCTCAAGTGCAAAACGTTCCGGTTACATGGAAGTATGGAGCAGGAGGATAGAAGATCTGCGTTTGGGACCtttaaaacagagaagcaGGCTGTTCTGTTGAGTACAGATGTTGCTGCTAGAGGCTTGGATTTCCCAAAAGTAAGATGTATTATACAATATGACTGTCCCGGGGAAGCTACCGAGTATGTGCATAGGTAAATTCTGAAATGGCAAAAAACCACTTGACGGTTATACCTTAGATACTTAGTAACTTGAGTTTACTGAGCTTATGTGTTTGTGATTCATGGTTGCAGAGTTGGTAGAACAGCTCGTATTGGTGAAAAAGGAGAAGCCTTGTTATTTCTACAACCGATTGAAATAGACTATCTTAAGGAGCTGAAGAAACATGGTGCATCACTTACAGAGTACCCTCTTATGAAAGTACTTGATAAATTTCCCATACCCGGCAATATGCCCCGAATCAAAAAGGTCCTATCTCTAGAATCCCATCCATGGGTCATATCTCTGCAGAGAGCTCTTGAATCCCTTACTTACGCCGAGGTACGATTCTCTTCAATGTGTTCCTCCCTCTCTATGTGATTAATTTACAGTCTGATGGTCTAAATGTCTCATTGTTTGTATCTGTTTTATTCACAGCCAAAGATGAAGAGCCTGGCCAAGAATGCATTTGTCTCTTGGGTTAGGGGATATGCAGCTCACAAGGGAGAGCTCAAGAGTATTTTCGTGGTGAAGAAGCTTCACTTGGGTCATGTCGCCAAGAGTTTTGCTCTGAGAGAACAACCGTCTTTAGTTGGGAAATCACATCACAAGGAAAcaatgaagagaaagagagacgaaCGTCAAAAAGGGCAACAAggtaagaagagaaagaagatgagtgGTACTGGCAATAGAAGTACACAAAAAACTTGATCAAATCGGTTTCGCCACCATAAACCGTGGCGTAAGTTTTGTAGTTAAGGAGCTGGTTTGCTCATcgaatattttgaaatatcgAAAAGAAGTTGGGAGCTTTATCAtgtttgttaacaatattacTTGTATTGGCCAGAAAGCTAAAGATTCACAAAATTTGCTTACCAGATGTTTACTTTCTTCAggaaatttctaaaaaaaaatcaatatggATCACAAAAACACTGTttttattaaatgttttttttatgaaaattcgGTTTAGAATCTATGAAAATCTAGATTTGCTATCAAAGAGTTGCTTGAGATGGTTCCATTGCTTACTCACAACAACAATGTCTCCATTGCGATCGGCTTAAAATCCAGAAGCCGtttcaaaatgtaaatttttcttttatttgtaagAAACTTAGCAAAGCAACATCACCTCCaaccaaaacaattttgagaaaaataaagcaaaGTATCGAGTGATCGAACTTTGTGTTGCGTTTAGTTGCATTTGTGTTAAGTAGATGTGTATGAATATTTTCACTATTTGTGTTCATGTGTTGGGTTATTTATTTAATCCTAAGCAAACGTTACACCTTAATTGGCATAACTGAAGTTGTATGTCTAAGTCAAACCTAAAAGGAACTCATTAGACCtattcaaaaaacaacaagTACTGAAAATTGGAAGGCAAaagataagagagaaagaaaccagacctttttttgcttttctgaATACAAAACATGTTGTTGATGTACACCCCAAAAGCCAACTTCCTTTTAAAAGGCgtaaaagacaaaacttcAATGATATCTAGTCATGCTCTGTTTCAAAAGATCAAATTCTCTTGGCTATTTCGAGTTGATTTCTTTTCGAAGTTGTGTCGtctccatttttgttgttacagtGGCcgagctttttgttttcacagcGATGGGTTTTATGGGTTTacattggttttgaaattcaaattgatCTCGGTTCGGTTTACTTtggtttagagaagaaaaccaaaacaaataagacACGCGATGGGTTTTTGAGAACGAGGTGCGTGGATCCAAAAAGGCATGATTTTTGTGGATTAACCCCTTTAGAAATCGTAGACACGCGCTCAACGCGACATGGGTGAGACTGGCTGTGAAATCACACGATTGGTAAAAGTGGGGTATGAAGTGGAGCTCTCTCATTGgctaaaaaactaaaaatagtaGGGGAGCTCCTCCtctcatatattgaaaacaataataaacacTTAtgaattttatgaattttctgCGTTTTCAAAGTGAATTTTTATTGATGTGcatagattttgtttcatattttgtgaACTTGTAGTTTATCAACACTTATGGATCATTCGAAATGTATACCAACCAGACCAGTCAGGGGAAACcttcaagaagaagaccaGTTAGGCTTGTGTCCGTTTCACAAGGAGGCTTATATGAGGTTGACACTGGATTATGATACTTTGAATGCTGCAAGCAAGACTGGAATCatctaaaaatatgaatccTTGAGCTTCTTTAACCAGTAATATGTAGATTAACAATATGAATCCTTTATTGAATAAAGGAAACAATTAAACGTTTGATTATAGATAAGACTTTACATAATCCAACTTTTATATGAAGCTACTACAAACAAgatttaaaacatcaaagaaTCCATCtaatcttcaatcttcatcttcaacatccttcAATATCTCTCCACTTAAGATACACTAGCCCAGCTCTATAGTGCGTGAACGCACCAGCAACTACCAGAACATGAAACAACTGATGGCTATGTCCTGCTATATCGAATTTACCCGGCATCCATCTCTCTGGGATCCTAGTTGCATAAACCAGAGCTCCTAACCCATAAAGCAAACCCATCAAAATCTCATAACATGTCGTGTGAAGGGCTTCAGGTTGGTCCCAAAAGATTATCAGCTTGTGAAGAATCGGAGCTAAGCCAGAGAATCCCATTCCAAAGAACAGAGACGCCCCCACCACCCGAAACTCCGGGAGGAGAGAAACAAGCACAGTGGCGATTCCTAAGATGGTTATGAATCCTAAGTAGAGGttctttatcttctctttCGAACTACAACCCCTTGGCCCTTGCACAACAAGAAAACTACTTCATAGGAGGGTAGCTCCGGTGGCCTTAGCAAGTGGAATGGAACACTTCATGTGTGAGAATTTCAGCAAAATGATTCTCAAAATAACTCATGCTTCTTGACTGAAATTTTCCACGCAGACCTTCCATCTCAATTATTCCCTCTAGCAATGTGTTACACAGCTAATAAACGTGAATTTGGGGTTGTACTATAGCCTCTATCTTAGGTTCTTACAGAAAACTCTTAACTACATGCTTCTTAGGTCGAGAATATGTTATCTTGTCGAGTGCTTTCTCAAATGCAATTACGATTTCCAACCAGTATCTCGACACAACCATCTTTTTCTCCGCAGTTTTATCAACAGTTAGCATTCCATAAGTAATTTTTTGGCTTCATattcttaattctttttcCCTTTACAGCTCTAGTGCCATTTATCTTGATATATCGAAGTCTTTGTTGGCCACATTGAAGAAAACGTTTCGACCATCAAACAAGTTCCATGAGGCTTCTCAAATAGCCTCCATACTCTAACCAGCTCATACACACAATCAGCTCCTCCTGGATCAAAAGGTCCCTTGTCGCCAGTAAAGATCCTAAACCCATGTAACTGTGGTTGCACTAACCATCTCCTGCTTCTCCTTTTACCCTTTCGCGCACTGTCTACActgttcatcttcttcttctctgcatcATAGACAGCCCTTCTCCATATTACCTTACTCACCCCTAAGAGAACCATCTTGTCCTCAAGGTCTCAACAATGATACCAAACATTAAGTGTTGATGTACACCCCAAAAGCCAACTTCCTTTTAAAAGGCGTAAAAGACAAAGCTTCAATGATATATAGTCAGGCTCTGTTTCAAAAGTTCAAAGGCTCAATACTATTTTGTTAACATGTCTAGGAATCACAAAATGCATCATAACTAAGATAAAGAGTGagcatcaaaaacaatttcaatcaAATCCCATCACAAAATTGACCACTGaagaatcaaaaacagaggCCACTTAGTCAAAAAAACTCTGAAACTCCATAAACGAATCCCACTCTTCAGCTTTCACTATCCTTTGTTCCTTACACAACCAAAAAGACATTACAATGGTGTTTATTAGAAGtaaagtttcaaaatccaTGGAAGCCATTGA
It encodes the following:
- a CDS encoding P-loop containing nucleoside triphosphate hydrolases superfamily protein (P-loop containing nucleoside triphosphate hydrolases superfamily protein; FUNCTIONS IN: helicase activity, ATP binding, ATP-dependent helicase activity, nucleic acid binding; EXPRESSED IN: 23 plant structures; EXPRESSED DURING: 13 growth stages; CONTAINS InterPro DOMAIN/s: RNA helicase, DEAD-box type, Q motif (InterPro:IPR014014), DNA/RNA helicase, DEAD/DEAH box type, N-terminal (InterPro:IPR011545), DEAD-like helicase, N-terminal (InterPro:IPR014001), DNA/RNA helicase, C-terminal (InterPro:IPR001650), Helicase, superfamily 1/2, ATP-binding domain (InterPro:IPR014021); BEST Arabidopsis thaliana protein match is: DEA(D/H)-box RNA helicase family protein (TAIR:AT5G65900.1); Has 40440 Blast hits to 37904 proteins in 2977 species: Archae - 739; Bacteria - 19708; Metazoa - 6217; Fungi - 4486; Plants - 2481; Viruses - 5; Other Eukaryotes - 6804 (source: NCBI BLink).); amino-acid sequence: MMKRAQQSARETKQEAKDASKAKSGLFASCSFSSLGLDTKLSDQLKERMGFEAPTLVQAQAIPVILSGRDVLVNAPTGTGKTIAYLAPLIHHLQGHSPKVDRSHGTFALVIVPTRELCLQVYETLEKLLHRFHWIVPGYVMGGEKKAKEKARLRKGISILIATPGRLLDHLKNTASFVHKNLRWVIFDEADSILELGYGKEIEQIIKLLGSGQNEQGEEDDIVPKGIQKQNLLLSATLNDKVNDLAKLSLDDPVMIGLDNTKLQQNLSIESPAAPDSDAEDMVIHVNKSANPLSEDYGIPSQLVQRYLRVPCGARLVALLSVLKNLFEREASQKVVVFFSTRDAVDFHYSLLSEFQWPPNSETEEEGTKELFLKCKTFRLHGSMEQEDRRSAFGTFKTEKQAVLLSTDVAARGLDFPKVRCIIQYDCPGEATEYVHRVGRTARIGEKGEALLFLQPIEIDYLKELKKHGASLTEYPLMKVLDKFPIPGNMPRIKKVLSLESHPWVISLQRALESLTYAEPKMKSLAKNAFVSWVRGYAAHKGELKSIFVVKKLHLGHVAKSFALREQPSLVGKSHHKETMKRKRDERQKGQQGKKRKKMSGTGNRSTQKT
- the GLY1 gene encoding NAD-dependent glycerol-3-phosphate dehydrogenase family protein (GLY1; FUNCTIONS IN: glycerol-3-phosphate dehydrogenase [NAD+] activity; INVOLVED IN: systemic acquired resistance, glycerol-3-phosphate metabolic process, glycerolipid biosynthetic process, glycerolipid metabolic process; LOCATED IN: glycerol-3-phosphate dehydrogenase complex, cytoplasm; EXPRESSED IN: 23 plant structures; EXPRESSED DURING: 13 growth stages; CONTAINS InterPro DOMAIN/s: 6-phosphogluconate dehydrogenase, C-terminal-like (InterPro:IPR008927), Dehydrogenase, multihelical (InterPro:IPR013328), NAD(P)-binding domain (InterPro:IPR016040), NAD-dependent glycerol-3-phosphate dehydrogenase, C-terminal (InterPro:IPR006109), NAD-dependent glycerol-3-phosphate dehydrogenase, N-terminal (InterPro:IPR011128), NAD-dependent glycerol-3-phosphate dehydrogenase (InterPro:IPR006168); BEST Arabidopsis thaliana protein match is: NAD-dependent glycerol-3-phosphate dehydrogenase family protein (TAIR:AT5G40610.1); Has 8663 Blast hits to 8662 proteins in 2795 species: Archae - 24; Bacteria - 5277; Metazoa - 643; Fungi - 297; Plants - 161; Viruses - 0; Other Eukaryotes - 2261 (source: NCBI BLink).) — protein: MAASVQPACLDLHFSGKHPPLLKHNAIIVRCVSSPNVIPEADSISGPPDIINTNRDQRKVVRIAWEKLVRWSRSLRAKAKTDVLERTRKVVVLGGGSFGTAMAAHVARRKEGLEVNMLVRDSFVCQSINENHHNCKYFPEHKLPENVIATTDAKAALLDADYCLHAVPVQFSSSFLEGIADYVDPGLPFISLSKGLELNTLRMMSQIIPIALKNPRQPFVALSGPSFALELMNNLPTAMVVASKDKKLANAVQQLLASSYLRINTSSDVTGVEIAGALKNVLAIAAGIVDGMNLGNNSMAALVSQGCSEIRWLATKMGAKPTTITGLSGTGDIMLTCFVNLSRNRTVGVRLGSGETLDDILTSMNQVAEGVATAGAVIALAQKYNVKLPVLTAVAKIIDNELTPTKAVLELMNLPQIEEV
- a CDS encoding hemolysin-III related integral membrane protein (Haemolysin-III related integral membrane protein; FUNCTIONS IN: molecular_function unknown; INVOLVED IN: biological_process unknown; LOCATED IN: endomembrane system, integral to membrane; EXPRESSED IN: male gametophyte, pollen tube; EXPRESSED DURING: L mature pollen stage, M germinated pollen stage; CONTAINS InterPro DOMAIN/s: Hly-III related (InterPro:IPR004254); BEST Arabidopsis thaliana protein match is: heptahelical protein 4 (TAIR:AT4G37680.2); Has 1248 Blast hits to 1248 proteins in 203 species: Archae - 0; Bacteria - 18; Metazoa - 711; Fungi - 269; Plants - 169; Viruses - 0; Other Eukaryotes - 81 (source: NCBI BLink).) produces the protein MGFSGLAPILHKLIIFWDQPEALHTTCYEILMGLLYGLGALVYATRIPERWMPGKFDIAGHSHQLFHVLVVAGAFTHYRAGLVYLKWRDIEGC
- a CDS encoding uncharacterized protein (unknown protein; Has 30201 Blast hits to 17322 proteins in 780 species: Archae - 12; Bacteria - 1396; Metazoa - 17338; Fungi - 3422; Plants - 5037; Viruses - 0; Other Eukaryotes - 2996 (source: NCBI BLink).) yields the protein MVLLGVSKVIWRRAVYDAEKKKMNSVDSARKGKRRSRRWLVQPQLHGFRIFTGDKGPFDPGGADCVYELVRVWRLFEKPHGTCLMVETFSSMWPTKTSIYQDKWH
- the GLY1 gene encoding NAD-dependent glycerol-3-phosphate dehydrogenase family protein, with amino-acid sequence MAAHVARRKEGLEVNMLVRDSFVCQSINENHHNCKYFPEHKLPENVIATTDAKAALLDADYCLHAVPVQFSSSFLEGIADYVDPGLPFISLSKGLELNTLRMMSQIIPIALKNPRQPFVALSGPSFALELMNNLPTAMVVASKDKKLANAVQQLLASSYLRINTSSDVTGVEIAGALKNVLAIAAGIVDGMNLGNNSMAALVSQGCSEIRWLATKMGAKPTTITGLSGTGDIMLTCFVNLSRNRTVGVRLGSGETLDDILTSMNQVAEGVATAGAVIALAQKYNVKLPVLTAVAKIIDNELTPTKAVLELMNLPQIEEV